A single Cyprinus carpio isolate SPL01 chromosome A20, ASM1834038v1, whole genome shotgun sequence DNA region contains:
- the LOC122149036 gene encoding zona pellucida sperm-binding protein 4-like, producing the protein MLQQTDQWFQKPVQQTNQQFPQKLQIQKPVAKAEPLDKCAVADYEQIQCGQPGISSAECEAINCCFSGQQCYYGKAVTVQCIRDGQFVVVVARDVTLPRLSLD; encoded by the exons ATGCTCCAGCAAACTGACCAGTGGtttcagaagccagttcaacagaCTAATCAGCAGTTTCCTCAGAAGCTTCAGATTCAGAAGCCAGTAGCGAAGGCTGAGCCTTTGGACAAATGTGCTGTAGCTGATTATGAGCAGATCCAATGTGGACAACCTGGTATCAGTAGTGCTGAATGTGAAGCTATCAACTGCTGCTTTAGTGGACAGCAGTGTTACTATGGGAAGGCAG TGACTGTCCAGTGTATAAGAGATGGTCAGTTTGTGGTGGTGGTGGCTAGAGATGTTACACTGCCTCGACTGAGTCTGGATTAG
- the LOC109113820 gene encoding zona pellucida sperm-binding protein 4-like, giving the protein MAGSWWLVQVLALCAFCHALPKLSKLPQNPQALMLQQTDQWFQKPVQQTNQQIPQKLQIQKPVQQTNLQFSQKLQIQKPVAKAEPLDKCAVADYEQIQCGQPGISSAECEAINCCFSGQQCYYGKAVTVQCIRDGQFVVVVARDVTLPRLSLDSVSLLGGNDLPCSPVGSTPSFAVYQFPVTACGTRVMEDSGYVVYENRMTSSYEVGMGPFGSITRDSHFELLFQCRYSGTSVQALVVEVNTIPPPPPVAAPGPLRVELRLANGQCVTKGCAEGDEAYTSYYSEADYPITKVLREPVYVEVRIMERTDPNIVLMLGRCWATSTPSPLSLPQWDLLVDGCPYQDDRYLTTLVPVTGSSGLQFPTHYKRFVVKMFTFVDPASLAPLQETIFIHCSTAVCHPSSGSCEQSCGRTRRDTNVKTISSEQTVVSSGEVTLIM; this is encoded by the exons ATGGCTGGAAGTTGGTGGTTGGTTCAGGTATTGGCACTGTGTGCTTTCTGTCATGCTCTTCCTAAGTTGAGTAAACTGCCCCAGAACCCTCAAGCTCTGATGCTCCAGCAAACTGACCAGTGGtttcagaagccagttcaacagaCTAATCAGCAGATTCCTCAGAAGCTTCAGATTCAGAAGCCTGTTCAACAGACTAATCTGCAGTTTTCTCAGAAGCTTCAGATTCAGAAGCCAGTAGCGAAGGCTGAGCCTTTGGACAAATGTGCTGTAGCTGATTATGAGCAGATCCAATGTGGACAGCCTGGTATCAGTAGTGCTGAATGTGAAGCTATCAACTGCTGCTTTAGTGGACAGCAGTGTTACTATGGGAAGGCAG TGACTGTCCAGTGTATAAGAGATGGTCAGTTTGTGGTAGTGGTGGCTAGAGATGTTACACTGCCTCGACTGAGTCTGGATTCAGTCAGTCTACTGGGAGGAAACGACCTACCTTGCAGTCCTGTGGGGTCCACACCTTCCTTTGCTGTATACCAGTTCCCTGTGACCGCATGTGGCACAAGAGTTATG GAGGACAGTGGTTATGTGGTGTATGAGAACAGAATGACCTCCTCGTATGAAGTGGGGATGGGACCATTTGGTTCCATCACAAGGGACAGCCACTTTGA GCTTCTCTTCCAGTGTAGGTACTCTGGCACTTCTGTGCAAGCTCTGGTTGTGGAGGTCAACACTATTCCTCCACCTCCACCAGTAGCTGCCCCTGGACCCCTCAGGGTTGAGCTTAGACTGGCCAATGGTCAATGTGTCACCAAAGGGTGTGCTGAAG gggatGAGGCCTACACGTCCTACTATAGTGAGGCTGATTATCCCATCACAAAAGTCCTGCGGGAGCCTGTGTATGTTGAGGTGCGCATTATGGAGAGGACTGACCCCAACATTGTCCTGATGCTGGGACGCTGCTGGGCAACTTCCACCCCCAGTCCACTCAGTCTACCCCAGTGGGACCTTCTGGTTGATGG ATGCCCTTACCAGGATGACCGTTACCTGACCACACTGGTTCCAGTGACTGGATCTTCTGGTCTTCAGTTCCCAACCCACTACAAGCGCTTTGTTGTGAAGATGTTCACGTTTGTAGATCCTGCATCACTGGCTCCTCTGCAGGAAACT ATCTTCATCCACTGTAGTACAGCGGTGTGCCATCCATCTTCTGGCTCCTGTGAGCAAAGCTGCGGCAGGACGA GAAGGGACACCAATGTCAAGACTATCTCTAGTGAGCAGACTGTGGTTTCTAGTGGAGAAGTTACTCTGATCATGTAA
- the LOC109113773 gene encoding zona pellucida sperm-binding protein 4-like — MAGSWWLVQVLALCAFCHALPKLSKLPQNPQALMLQQTDQQFQKPVQQTNQQFPQKLQIQKPVQQTNLQFPQKIQIQKPVAKAEPLDKCAVADYEQIQCGQPGISSAECEAINCCFSGQQCYYGKAVTVQCIRDGQFVVVVARDVTLPRLSLDSVSLLGGSDPPCSPVGSTPSFAVYQFPVTACGTRVMEDSGYVVYENRMTSSYEVGMGPFGSITRDSHFELLFQCRYSGTSVQALVVEVNTVPPPPPVAAPGPLRVELRLANGQCVTKGCAEGDEAYTSYYSDADYPITKVLREPVYVEVRIMERTDPNIVLMLGRCWATSTPSPLSLPQWDLLVDGCPYQDDHYLTTLVPVTGSSGLQFPTHYKRFVVKMFTFVDPASLAPLQETIFIHCSTAVCHPSSGSCEQSCGRTRRDTHVKTISSEQTVVSSGEVTLIM, encoded by the exons ATGGCTGGAAGTTGGTGGTTGGTTCAGGTATTGGCACTGTGTGCTTTCTGTCATGCTCTTCCAAAGTTGAGTAAACTGCCCCAGAATCCTCAAGCTCTGATGCTCCAGCAAACTGACCAGCAGTTTCAGAAGCCTGTTCAACAGACTAATCAGCAGTTTCCTCAGAAGCTTCAGATTCAGAAGCCTGTTCAACAGACTAATCTGCAGTTTCCTCAGAAGATTCAGATTCAGAAGCCAGTAGCGAAGGCTGAGCCTTTGGACAAATGTGCTGTAGCTGATTATGAGCAGATCCAATGTGGACAGCCTGGTATCAGTAGTGCTGAATGTGAAGCTATCAACTGCTGCTTTAGTGGACAGCAGTGTTACTATGGGAAGGCAG TGACTGTCCAGTGTATAAGAGATGGTCAGTTTGTGGTGGTGGTGGCTAGAGATGTTACACTGCCTCGACTGAGTCTGGATTCAGTCAGTCTACTGGGAGGAAGTGACCCACCTTGCAGTCCTGTGGGGTCCACACCTTCCTTTGCTGTATACCAGTTCCCTGTGACCGCATGTGGCACAAGAGTGATG GAGGACAGTGGTTATGTGGTGTATGAGAACAGAATGACCTCCTCGTATGAAGTGGGGATGGGACCATTTGGTTCCATCACAAGGGACAGCCACTTTGA GCTTCTCTTCCAGTGTAGGTACTCTGGCACTTCTGTGCAAGCTCTGGTTGTGGAGGTCAACACTGTTCCTCCACCTCCACCAGTAGCTGCCCCTGGACCCCTCAGGGTGGAGCTTAGACTGGCCAATGGTCAATGTGTCACCAAAGGGTGTGCTGAAG gggatGAGGCCTACACGTCCTACTACAGTGATGCTGATTATCCCATCACAAAAGTCCTGCGGGAGCCTGTGTATGTTGAGGTGCGCATTATGGAGAGGACTGACCCCAACATTGTCCTGATGCTTGGACGCTGCTGGGCAACTTCCACCCCCAGTCCACTCAGTCTACCACAGTGGGACCTTCTGGTTGATGG ATGCCCTTACCAGGATGACCATTACCTGACCACACTGGTTCCAGTGACTGGATCTTCTGGTCTTCAGTTCCCAACCCACTACAAGCGCTTTGTTGTGAAGATGTTCACATTTGTAGATCCAGCATCACTGGCTCCTCTGCAGGAAACC ATCTTCATCCACTGTAGTACAGCGGTGTGCCATCCATCTTCTGGCTCCTGTGAGCAAAGCTGCGGCAGGACGA GAAGGGACACTCATGTCAAGACCATCTCTAGTGAGCAGACTGTGGTTTCTAGTGGAGAAGTTACTCTGATCATGTAA